In the Muricauda sp. MAR_2010_75 genome, one interval contains:
- a CDS encoding carboxypeptidase-like regulatory domain-containing protein, with protein MKKYGALLSIFIASLQFLHAQNFLSGKILDADTQEPVDYVNIGIVDQAKGTVSSDDGTFMLKLEDGDINPINTVQFSRIGYETLTFNSKELHQRLQENPYVLMKESFFELEGVTLHLKNAKKNRVGYVSNDKENFAFWNDSLALGGEHASKIRIKDGPLKLEDMSFNVIASISDSILVRVNIYEIGRGGLPGKNISNHNILHIIKRKRGRVTIDLSPYNIVVKDHFIASLELLKIYGGKVGILISSFDDGARSFSRLISQDSWKRIRKGTTIGFSLNTSLLEDGQYNDFVGSQNKSRDKPEQITLLWDTSYSMKGKNLEKELGFLDHYFEYLNYVAVELKLFGHTLSTERFTIENGNWQALKKRLLEIPYDGAGKLEVFNALQPDKYALLFTDGKGFPEAIDENWRVTVFTINSKPDANHELLKSIAEGSEANYINLDKIDDQELALDYTKKHIVDNLEYTPSISNVNALREIKGTVTDFDDPLPNVTVKVKGVERTVRTNANGNFSISAKNGDILEFIYPGRESTESIVNTNTDRLSIAMPMGVKVLDEVVLEEYRKVQTIKGADPRKTDIATNFGTIDIERTGFAIKQIQNDKISSIHRDISDALKGKFPGIRVFGDGENARVALRGGEIIKSYAAWDVDGLVYPPNNPPLHINVLNVKSVTIMPGSWAAARYGRIAWGGIIIVKTINQSFEQETANGGSNWDSLRSNDIYKNDAVLLEQTQGSLPRYIQWLSGAKSLNEAYATYLEQRKLYGHLPHFYADVHAFFLQKWGSTEVAGKILSNIEEIFSEDASALRLLAFHLDEDGLFEEAHNIYAKIYGLYPSQAQSLRDLAHSHVTLGEVQEGWSLYKKYLLGLSGELEVEGIDKIIREEAIALANRYRSEIDLDLPSSSTEDEINDMDILVEWNNPNTQFELQFVGPTGHYFTWKHTKESSPSLISDEIFKGYSSNSFQINDLEQGEWLLNVKYLGNQTNIPSFIKTTLKNNLDGTETIKVLRLQQKNVNFQFLKLTSDKISNFR; from the coding sequence ATGAAAAAATATGGTGCCTTACTTTCCATCTTTATTGCTTCCCTCCAGTTTCTGCATGCCCAAAATTTTCTTTCGGGAAAGATATTGGATGCCGATACGCAAGAACCTGTTGACTATGTAAACATCGGTATTGTGGATCAGGCCAAGGGTACCGTATCATCGGACGATGGAACCTTTATGCTTAAGCTGGAAGATGGCGACATCAACCCCATAAATACGGTCCAATTTTCAAGAATAGGATACGAGACCCTCACATTTAACTCCAAAGAGCTTCACCAACGCCTTCAGGAAAATCCCTATGTTCTTATGAAGGAATCATTTTTTGAGTTGGAGGGCGTTACGCTTCATCTAAAAAATGCGAAAAAAAACAGGGTAGGTTATGTGAGCAACGACAAGGAAAACTTTGCCTTCTGGAACGATAGTCTTGCACTGGGCGGGGAACACGCATCAAAAATCCGCATCAAAGATGGGCCTTTAAAATTGGAGGACATGTCTTTCAACGTAATTGCAAGCATTTCAGACAGTATATTGGTGCGGGTAAACATTTACGAAATAGGAAGAGGAGGGCTGCCCGGCAAGAACATATCCAACCATAACATTCTCCACATCATTAAAAGAAAACGAGGAAGGGTAACCATAGACCTTTCCCCTTACAACATTGTGGTAAAAGACCATTTCATTGCCAGTTTAGAGCTTCTTAAAATTTACGGAGGAAAAGTGGGTATTCTTATTTCATCTTTTGATGACGGCGCACGATCATTTTCCAGACTGATCAGTCAAGACAGCTGGAAAAGAATCCGCAAAGGCACTACCATTGGGTTCAGTTTAAACACTTCGCTTTTGGAAGATGGCCAATACAATGATTTTGTTGGTTCCCAAAACAAGTCACGCGACAAACCTGAACAAATTACCCTATTGTGGGACACCTCCTACTCCATGAAAGGTAAAAATCTTGAAAAGGAACTGGGCTTTTTGGACCACTATTTTGAGTACCTCAACTATGTTGCTGTGGAACTGAAATTGTTTGGACATACGCTTTCCACAGAAAGATTTACCATAGAAAATGGCAATTGGCAAGCCCTTAAAAAGCGATTGCTTGAAATCCCTTATGATGGTGCAGGAAAGCTGGAAGTATTCAATGCTCTACAACCCGATAAATACGCGTTGCTTTTTACCGATGGAAAAGGGTTTCCCGAGGCCATTGATGAGAATTGGAGGGTCACTGTTTTTACCATCAACAGTAAGCCAGATGCCAATCACGAATTGTTGAAATCCATTGCCGAAGGTTCAGAGGCCAATTACATAAATCTGGACAAAATTGATGATCAAGAGCTGGCGTTGGACTACACCAAAAAACATATTGTCGATAATTTGGAGTACACCCCTTCAATTTCAAATGTCAACGCCCTACGGGAAATAAAAGGGACAGTTACCGATTTTGATGATCCGCTTCCCAATGTAACCGTCAAGGTTAAGGGAGTGGAAAGGACGGTAAGGACAAATGCTAATGGGAACTTTTCCATTTCAGCAAAAAACGGTGACATTCTGGAATTTATCTATCCCGGAAGAGAAAGTACAGAATCTATAGTGAACACCAACACAGACCGACTTAGCATTGCCATGCCCATGGGGGTAAAAGTGTTGGATGAAGTGGTCTTGGAAGAATATCGTAAAGTCCAAACCATCAAGGGTGCAGATCCCAGAAAGACCGATATTGCAACAAATTTTGGAACCATTGATATTGAACGAACCGGTTTTGCCATAAAACAGATTCAGAATGACAAAATCAGCTCCATCCACAGGGACATCTCGGACGCCTTAAAAGGGAAATTTCCTGGGATTCGTGTTTTTGGGGACGGAGAAAATGCCCGAGTAGCATTGAGGGGTGGTGAAATTATAAAATCATATGCCGCTTGGGATGTTGACGGTCTTGTATATCCCCCGAACAACCCGCCTTTACACATTAATGTTTTGAATGTCAAGAGCGTCACCATTATGCCGGGCAGTTGGGCTGCTGCAAGATACGGCCGCATTGCATGGGGTGGAATTATCATCGTAAAAACGATTAATCAATCTTTTGAGCAAGAAACTGCAAACGGGGGTTCCAACTGGGATTCTTTGCGGTCTAATGACATCTACAAGAACGATGCAGTTCTTTTGGAGCAAACCCAAGGTAGTCTCCCTAGATATATCCAATGGCTATCGGGAGCCAAATCGTTGAATGAAGCTTACGCGACATACTTGGAACAAAGAAAATTATATGGACATCTACCCCATTTTTATGCTGATGTTCATGCATTTTTTCTTCAAAAATGGGGCAGTACTGAGGTAGCTGGAAAAATTCTTTCCAACATAGAAGAAATTTTTTCCGAAGATGCCAGTGCTTTGCGGTTGCTGGCCTTTCACCTTGATGAAGATGGTTTGTTTGAAGAAGCCCATAACATCTACGCCAAAATATATGGTCTGTATCCTTCACAAGCCCAAAGTTTAAGAGACTTGGCCCACAGCCATGTTACTCTGGGGGAAGTACAAGAAGGTTGGTCGCTGTATAAAAAGTACTTGCTCGGCTTAAGTGGTGAACTGGAGGTAGAAGGTATTGACAAGATCATACGGGAAGAGGCCATAGCCTTGGCCAATCGATATCGTTCGGAAATTGATCTGGACCTTCCTTCCTCTTCAACTGAAGATGAAATCAATGACATGGATATTTTGGTTGAATGGAACAATCCCAACACCCAATTTGAACTGCAGTTTGTGGGGCCAACCGGCCATTATTTTACGTGGAAGCATACCAAAGAGTCCAGTCCAAGTTTAAT